CTCATAGAAACCGATGCGGTGTATGGCGCTAACGACGCCTTCTACGAGGCTAAAGGCAGTTATAGTTTTATGCATACCTGCAACACTTGGGCAAATAATGGTCTAAAGGCGGCGGGGCAAAAGGCAGCACTGTGGACACCTACAGATTTCGGTATTTTTAGGCACTACCGATAGCCTCTAAAGGGTTAAAAATAACTTCGGATTAACAGGAGTACCGTTCTTGTGGACTTCGTAATGCAAGTGCGGTCCTGTGGAGCGTCCTGTATTTCCTGATTTGGCAATGGTTTCTCCTGCTTTTATCTTATCGTTAGCCTTTACCAAGACTTGCGAGAGGTGTCCGTAGAGAGTGGCTAGTCCGTTGCCGTGAGAGATAATCACGCATTTGCCGTAGCCACTTTTCTCTCCTGCAAAAAGGATAGTTCCCGCAGCGGCACTTTTGATGTCTTTACCAATGCCTACCGCAATGTCTATTCCTTTATGAAATTGCATTTGCTCTGGCTCTTTTGGGGTGGTGCTGGTTTTGGTAGCGGTAGAGTCTGTATTCGCTTTAGCAGAAGGCTTTACAGAAGCCAAAGCGGTTTGGGGTGGGATAGGATTTTTTCTTTTCCCAAAATGAGATGATATATAGCCCTCCGTAGGTATGCCTAGTGGTACAGTCTGGAGTTTCTCTTGTAAATCTACCAAGTATTGGCTGTATCTGTTAGCCGTTTTGGCGAGGTAAACACTATTGTTGAGGCTGTCTTGAGCGAGGTTTTCTAGGTTAGAATTAACCACTTGCTTAGAAGCTAAGAAACGATGCAAATCCTTTACAGTCTTGTGTATAAGTCCTAAATCTTGTTTCATTTTGGAGTAGTCTACACTATCCTTTTGGGTGTTGATTTTAACGAGATTAACTTCGTAGGCTTTGTCGTCTTTTTCGGAATAGAGTTTAACTATAAAAAGCGACTGGAGTAGCACTACTAAAAATAGCCCTCCTAATATATATTTATTATTGATATTTTTCATTAGCGAATTTAGTACAGTTTAACGAGTTTTAGCCTTAATAATTGTGTTCTTATGGGTTAAAAAGTGATAAACTTTTGTCTACTCATTGCAGCCTTCAGTAATACAATCCCACTGCATAGTACCAGAGCCGAAGTCTTTATAAAGCTCCAAACATTGTTTGGTAGTGTTCCATATCAGCATACCTTCTTTGGGGTCTGCTATTTGGTTCCTTTCGTCGGTAGTGAGCCTTGTGATGACGAAAGGTTTGTTATGAGATACCAATTTTATAAAGCCTCCTTTGGAGCTATTTGTAATTTGGTCGTTATTACTAAGGGTAGAGATAACAACTTTGGTAGGTAGAGCCTCTTTGGAGGTGTTGGCAGGCTTGTGGCATTTGCTTTTAGGAGTACTGATGGCTGCTGTAGGGGTAAGCGTAAAACCACCTAATACCGTAGCATCAGGCTCATTAGAAGTGTAGGGTTGGTAATTGGTCAGAGCGAAGATGATGCTGTTCTTAGGTTTTATTTTGATGATACCCGCAGGGACCTCTCTATCTCGTACAGAAACGGTACCTATACTTCTGTTGGGCAAGGTGAGTTGGTATTGCCCAGTATTCGGGACATCATCGGCCAAAAGCGTATAAGTCTTTCCAAAATCGTTGGAGATAGAGATGCTTACCTTATCGTATTGAGCCCTCATACTTTCGTCCATCTCCCAAGTCAGCGGAATCGTTTCTCCTCCGTTGTAGCTCGGTTGTAGGGTGGAGGTAATGCGAAATGGTTTATAGCTCGGGTTGGCCATAACCGTAATGTTTTTGACGTCATACATCGTGATATGAGGAGTGTTAGGGTTTGCCTTTTGGTCGGCTACGGCAACCCAAAAATCCGCAATAGCTCCCGATGAAGAGGAGGGTAAGCCGAACAAGTAAAATCCATCGACATATTCGTCTTTAAATTCTACTACAGAGTTTGGACTCATTTTTCGGGATACGAAAAGGGCTTGCCTTCGAGGGCGTAGCCGTGAAGGGTTGAAGTCAGACTGGTGGGCTAGGTAGA
The genomic region above belongs to Riemerella anatipestifer and contains:
- a CDS encoding M23 family metallopeptidase produces the protein MKNINNKYILGGLFLVVLLQSLFIVKLYSEKDDKAYEVNLVKINTQKDSVDYSKMKQDLGLIHKTVKDLHRFLASKQVVNSNLENLAQDSLNNSVYLAKTANRYSQYLVDLQEKLQTVPLGIPTEGYISSHFGKRKNPIPPQTALASVKPSAKANTDSTATKTSTTPKEPEQMQFHKGIDIAVGIGKDIKSAAAGTILFAGEKSGYGKCVIISHGNGLATLYGHLSQVLVKANDKIKAGETIAKSGNTGRSTGPHLHYEVHKNGTPVNPKLFLTL